The Odocoileus virginianus isolate 20LAN1187 ecotype Illinois chromosome 27, Ovbor_1.2, whole genome shotgun sequence genome has a window encoding:
- the LOC110132942 gene encoding LOW QUALITY PROTEIN: histone H2B type 1-C/E/F/G/I-like (The sequence of the model RefSeq protein was modified relative to this genomic sequence to represent the inferred CDS: deleted 1 base in 1 codon) — MPEPAKSAPAPKKGSKKAVTKAQKKDGKKRKRSRKESYSVYVYKVLKQVHPDTGISSKAMGIMNSFVNDIFERIAGEASRLAHYNKRSTITSREIQTAVRLLLPGELAKHAVSEGTKAVTKYTSSK; from the exons ATGCCGGAACCAGCCAAGTCCGCACCGGCCCCTAAAAAGGGCTCCAAAAAAGCGGTGACC AAGGCTCAGAAGAAGGACGGCAAGAAGCGCAAGCGCAGCCGCAAGGAGAGCTACTCCGTGTACGTGTACAAGGTGCTGAAGCAGGTCCACCCGGACACCGGCATCTCATCCAAGGCCATGGGCATCATGAACTCCTTCGTCAACGACATCTTCGAGCGCATCGCGGGCGAGGCGTCGCGCCTGGCGCATTACAACAAGCGCTCGACCATCACATCCAGGGAGATCCAGACGGCCGTGCGCCTGCTGCTGCCCGGGGAGCTGGCCAAACACGCCGTGTCCGAGGGCACCAAGGCCGTCACCAAGTACACCAGCTCCAAGTAG